Proteins found in one Alteromonas macleodii genomic segment:
- a CDS encoding PAS domain-containing protein: protein MSQHLDELQEFHWMMDMLQTVDVGIVVLDRNFTVQVWNGFMESHSGLLPSEVRDKTLFSLFPSIKQDWFMKKAKPVFDLKTRAFMTWEQRPYLFKFPNYRPITGSESFMYQNITLSPLTSTTGKVDFISMMIYDMTDVAVGKKQLEALQVTMSEEQEARLVASKLKHTLS, encoded by the coding sequence ATGAGCCAGCATCTAGATGAGTTACAAGAATTCCATTGGATGATGGACATGCTGCAAACGGTAGATGTGGGGATCGTTGTACTTGATCGTAACTTCACCGTACAGGTGTGGAATGGCTTTATGGAAAGTCACAGTGGACTTTTACCGAGTGAGGTAAGAGACAAAACATTATTTTCGCTTTTCCCTTCAATTAAGCAAGACTGGTTTATGAAAAAAGCTAAGCCCGTCTTCGACTTAAAAACTCGCGCTTTCATGACCTGGGAGCAGCGCCCGTATTTGTTCAAGTTTCCTAACTACCGGCCGATTACAGGTAGTGAGTCATTTATGTATCAAAACATCACGCTATCTCCACTTACCTCTACAACAGGAAAGGTGGACTTCATTAGCATGATGATTTACGACATGACTGATGTGGCGGTAGGTAAAAAGCAGCTCGAGGCTCTGCAAGTTACGATGTCCGAAGAGCAAGAAGCGAGATTAGTCGCGAGTAAATTGAAACACACCTTATCTTAA
- a CDS encoding CCA tRNA nucleotidyltransferase, which produces MQVYLVGGAVRDALLNRKVVERDYVVVGATPEEMLSQGFTQVGKDFPVFLHPKTQEEYALARTERKSGKGYTGFVCDASSSVTLEEDLLRRDLTVNAIAQDNYGKLIDPYGGKKDLENRVLRHVSEAFSEDPLRVFRVARFATRYAYLGFTIATETMALMQSMAQSGELSTLSAERVWQETKRSLLEKTPHVFFTVLNQAHGLNDWFTELESNLDTALATLKTAVDLEKAKNESFVKDTGSETPLPDSSNSETARLITRFTALLSHLGEEDAKHLCSRLKVQNQVSEIVILACKFKDFLLTMQNSPADLLALFNGCDAWRREERFTLLLSAFAPYAHSKGVDWQEQQKRIENALAAAKQVNVQDIIATGVKGPEIKDALNQAKLSAIASINNQ; this is translated from the coding sequence ATGCAAGTATATCTCGTTGGTGGCGCAGTGCGTGACGCACTGTTAAACAGAAAAGTTGTTGAACGCGACTATGTCGTGGTGGGCGCCACGCCAGAAGAAATGCTCAGCCAGGGTTTTACCCAAGTAGGCAAAGACTTCCCTGTTTTTTTACACCCTAAAACACAGGAAGAATACGCACTTGCACGTACAGAACGTAAGTCAGGAAAAGGTTACACCGGTTTTGTATGCGATGCGTCAAGCTCGGTGACGTTAGAAGAAGATTTGTTACGCCGGGACCTTACCGTTAATGCGATAGCGCAAGACAACTATGGAAAACTCATCGACCCCTATGGTGGTAAAAAAGATTTAGAAAACCGCGTACTTCGCCACGTATCTGAAGCCTTTAGTGAAGACCCTCTACGCGTATTTCGCGTTGCTCGGTTTGCAACCCGCTATGCTTATTTAGGGTTTACTATCGCCACTGAAACCATGGCACTTATGCAGTCTATGGCGCAAAGCGGCGAGTTAAGCACGCTAAGTGCTGAGCGGGTATGGCAAGAAACAAAGCGTAGTCTTTTAGAGAAAACACCGCATGTTTTTTTCACTGTATTAAACCAAGCCCACGGTCTTAATGACTGGTTTACTGAGCTTGAAAGTAACTTAGATACTGCTTTGGCAACATTAAAAACGGCGGTAGATCTAGAAAAGGCTAAAAATGAGAGCTTTGTTAAAGACACGGGTTCAGAAACCCCATTACCTGACAGCAGCAATTCAGAAACCGCTAGGCTGATAACAAGATTTACTGCTCTGCTCTCTCACCTTGGTGAGGAGGATGCGAAGCACTTATGTAGCCGACTGAAAGTGCAAAACCAAGTTAGTGAGATTGTCATCCTTGCCTGCAAATTCAAAGATTTTCTATTGACTATGCAGAACTCTCCCGCCGACCTCCTCGCCTTATTCAATGGCTGTGATGCATGGAGAAGAGAGGAGCGTTTTACATTATTGCTTAGCGCTTTTGCGCCTTATGCTCATAGCAAAGGCGTAGATTGGCAAGAACAACAAAAGCGCATCGAAAATGCATTAGCTGCCGCCAAACAAGTGAACGTGCAAGACATCATTGCCACCGGCGTTAAAGGCCCCGAAATAAAAGACGCGCTTAACCAAGCAAAGTTATCTGCTATTGCCTCGATTAATAATCAATAG
- a CDS encoding DUF1566 domain-containing protein produces the protein MKNTINKLAQHASINAVFTSLKMLTASTLLASAPLSVYGQECLSDGLETTPDDNFEAVTTSTLLDTTTDLVWRRCSEGQTWDGSTCSGEAVKYTWQQALQLAQQASNEDLLGWRLPNVKELATLTERDCVRPAINSSLFPETPPDDFWTSTPSADDPDRAWVVAFFNASHSIKEKDRFIYVRLVRTYTDE, from the coding sequence ATGAAAAATACAATTAATAAACTTGCTCAACACGCATCGATAAACGCAGTGTTCACTTCACTCAAAATGCTCACAGCCTCAACGCTGCTTGCAAGTGCACCTCTTTCGGTCTACGGCCAAGAGTGTTTGTCTGACGGATTAGAAACCACACCGGATGATAATTTTGAGGCAGTGACCACCAGTACCTTACTGGATACTACAACGGATTTAGTGTGGAGAAGATGCTCAGAAGGGCAAACTTGGGACGGCTCTACGTGTAGCGGTGAAGCGGTAAAATACACTTGGCAGCAAGCGTTACAACTTGCACAACAAGCGAGTAATGAAGATCTCTTGGGATGGCGCCTACCTAATGTTAAAGAGCTGGCGACGTTAACGGAACGCGATTGTGTGCGCCCGGCAATTAATAGCTCACTTTTTCCAGAGACGCCGCCAGATGATTTTTGGACTTCTACCCCTTCAGCCGACGATCCAGACAGAGCATGGGTTGTTGCGTTTTTTAACGCTAGCCATTCCATTAAAGAAAAAGACCGATTCATATATGTACGTTTGGTTCGTACCTATACCGACGAGTAG
- a CDS encoding DUF1566 domain-containing protein — protein MQLIMSSFLGYLPRNVARGLAILGGAFILAACGGGGGGDGDSSDGGSGNGNLVINAGPDATVTEGVTYSLSAEISGGDGTYTYNWSASPSLTITHEDTSASAASFVAPLVDSATEYTLTVSVNDQSGNTASDFTVITVAPVNIAPEASIEVPEWDDLPANTFPGGVEIVFDGTGSSDADSDATEGEIADYMWSQTSGTNVITGVETNLSTLTIVTPIANDAQQLTFQLEVTDSEGATDTDTVTISVQSETETLPVVDAGYSQGVFSGEVVILDGEASTSIPSALPLTYSWERSNNVSSSSVSTAEAASRSVDDSDALSTFAIAPSVSSSTVVAYTLTVTDANGNSVEDTINVNIRPMPTPLLNDTGFLQQATNNALTEAQQNDFPGQDGQRGADIIEQNGLIEKAGRGKAGFDFTRLNANGDEQDASADSWSCVRDNVTGLVWEVKTDDGAFQDKDYTYSWYSDEVNGGFEGDETGSNATCLLTNCNTSAYVEAVNAQGLCGFYDWRLPTHHELFSLMHLGIADDVAIDEDYFPNTGAVSTEPLWYWTSVPSADGVNSDDAQNAWALDFDSGVDNFLNKSSAARVRLVRAGR, from the coding sequence ATGCAATTAATTATGTCTTCATTTTTAGGCTATTTACCACGTAATGTGGCGCGTGGGCTAGCCATTCTTGGCGGCGCATTTATTCTGGCTGCCTGCGGTGGTGGCGGAGGCGGCGATGGTGACTCAAGCGATGGGGGATCGGGCAATGGTAATTTAGTGATAAATGCTGGCCCTGATGCAACAGTAACAGAAGGCGTAACCTACTCGCTAAGCGCGGAAATAAGCGGAGGCGACGGGACATACACTTACAACTGGAGTGCGTCTCCTTCATTAACGATTACTCATGAAGATACAAGCGCTTCTGCTGCAAGCTTCGTTGCGCCACTAGTGGATAGTGCTACTGAATACACTTTGACCGTATCGGTTAATGATCAGAGCGGTAATACAGCCAGTGATTTTACCGTTATCACGGTTGCGCCTGTGAATATTGCCCCTGAAGCCAGTATAGAGGTGCCCGAATGGGACGATTTGCCGGCTAATACATTCCCTGGTGGGGTAGAAATTGTCTTTGATGGCACTGGAAGTAGTGACGCGGATTCCGATGCCACAGAGGGTGAAATAGCCGATTACATGTGGTCGCAAACCAGCGGGACTAATGTGATAACTGGCGTGGAAACTAACCTTTCTACGTTGACTATCGTAACGCCCATCGCCAATGATGCACAGCAGCTTACTTTTCAGTTAGAAGTGACCGACAGCGAAGGCGCGACTGATACTGATACCGTCACTATATCCGTTCAATCAGAAACTGAAACCTTGCCGGTTGTTGATGCGGGTTATTCTCAAGGCGTATTCAGTGGAGAAGTCGTTATTCTAGATGGCGAGGCCAGTACTAGTATTCCTAGCGCGTTACCGCTTACCTATTCGTGGGAGCGTAGCAATAATGTTTCTTCAAGCAGTGTGTCTACTGCTGAAGCGGCCAGTCGCTCAGTTGATGACAGCGATGCATTGTCTACATTTGCCATAGCACCTTCAGTGTCATCTTCTACTGTGGTGGCGTATACCCTTACCGTTACTGATGCCAATGGCAACAGCGTAGAAGACACGATTAATGTGAATATACGTCCAATGCCAACACCGCTTTTAAACGACACAGGCTTTTTACAGCAAGCTACTAATAACGCGTTGACAGAGGCACAGCAAAACGATTTTCCTGGCCAAGATGGACAACGGGGTGCTGATATTATTGAACAGAACGGGTTAATTGAAAAAGCGGGTCGCGGTAAGGCTGGCTTTGACTTCACGCGCTTAAACGCCAACGGTGATGAACAAGACGCCAGTGCAGATTCGTGGTCGTGCGTTCGCGATAACGTAACTGGGTTAGTTTGGGAAGTGAAGACCGACGACGGTGCATTTCAAGACAAAGATTATACATACTCTTGGTACAGCGACGAGGTGAATGGTGGATTTGAAGGTGATGAAACTGGTTCTAATGCGACGTGTTTATTAACTAACTGCAACACATCTGCGTATGTTGAAGCCGTAAATGCGCAAGGCTTATGTGGTTTTTACGACTGGCGTTTACCTACTCATCATGAACTATTTTCTTTAATGCACTTAGGCATTGCTGATGATGTAGCCATTGACGAAGATTATTTCCCTAACACAGGTGCAGTTTCGACCGAGCCACTATGGTATTGGACATCGGTACCGAGTGCCGACGGGGTAAACAGTGACGATGCGCAAAATGCATGGGCGTTAGACTTCGATTCGGGTGTCGATAATTTTCTCAATAAGTCGTCGGCGGCGCGTGTTCGTCTAGTTAGAGCAGGGAGATAG
- the rdgB gene encoding RdgB/HAM1 family non-canonical purine NTP pyrophosphatase, with amino-acid sequence MKFPEKIVLATGNQGKVREFASLFADYGVDVVAQKELGVSDVPETGTTFVENAIIKARHAAQVTGLPAIADDSGLVVDALGGAPGIYSARYAGADATDDTNIDKLLAALDGETQRKAHFFCTLVFMRHADDPVPLVSQGKWLGEILTARSGNDGFGYDPVFHVPTHGCTAAELEKSEKNRISHRGNALSILLDNMRATFA; translated from the coding sequence ATGAAATTCCCAGAAAAAATTGTTTTAGCCACAGGTAACCAAGGCAAGGTGCGTGAGTTTGCATCTTTATTTGCAGATTACGGCGTAGACGTTGTGGCGCAAAAAGAATTAGGTGTATCTGATGTGCCTGAAACAGGTACAACATTCGTTGAAAATGCCATTATTAAAGCGCGTCATGCGGCACAAGTAACAGGCCTCCCTGCTATTGCTGACGACTCAGGTTTAGTAGTCGACGCCCTTGGCGGTGCACCCGGTATCTATTCAGCCCGCTATGCTGGCGCTGATGCAACTGATGACACCAATATTGACAAGCTATTAGCTGCCCTAGATGGCGAAACCCAGCGTAAAGCGCATTTCTTCTGTACATTAGTGTTTATGCGCCATGCTGACGACCCAGTACCATTAGTTAGCCAAGGTAAATGGCTAGGCGAAATTTTAACTGCTCGCTCTGGTAACGACGGTTTTGGTTACGACCCGGTATTTCACGTGCCAACTCATGGCTGCACTGCGGCAGAATTGGAGAAATCCGAAAAGAACCGTATTAGCCATCGCGGCAATGCCCTATCGATTTTGCTTGATAATATGAGAGCGACTTTTGCGTAA
- the srmB gene encoding ATP-dependent RNA helicase SrmB produces MTFEELELDEALCHAAADMGFETPTSIQELVIPHALDGRDILASAPTGTGKTAAFLLPACQFLLDYPRRQPGATRILILTPTRELALQVYEQALAITKHTQIVCGVITGGINYGTDKETLSKNLDILVATPGRLLEHIEKEAADCRDIECLILDEADRMLDMGFSTVVNQIAAEARWRKQNLLFSATLEGKGVKTFAHDILNNPEVIEANPSRKEKNKIHQWYHLADDMNHKQALLVNILKQETTTSAVVFVKTRERLQMLKDFLASKDIPVCWLQGEMPQDKRIAALARFKSGEVPILLATDVAARGIDVPNVSHVINFDMPRKADVYVHRIGRTGRAGAKGTAISLVEAHDFDMVAKTSRYMGEPLKARVIDELRPKNKTPKIGPKKKKVKAKDKAKAKAKPKKKK; encoded by the coding sequence ATGACTTTCGAAGAACTCGAATTAGACGAAGCACTGTGTCACGCAGCTGCCGATATGGGGTTTGAAACTCCAACTAGCATTCAAGAACTGGTTATCCCGCATGCGTTGGATGGACGAGATATCTTGGCCTCTGCTCCTACAGGTACGGGTAAAACAGCCGCTTTCTTATTGCCTGCATGCCAGTTTTTACTTGATTATCCGCGCAGACAGCCTGGTGCTACACGTATTTTGATCCTAACGCCTACCCGCGAGTTAGCGCTACAGGTTTACGAACAAGCCCTAGCCATAACAAAGCATACACAAATTGTGTGCGGGGTAATAACCGGTGGTATTAACTACGGTACCGATAAAGAAACCTTAAGCAAGAATCTCGATATTCTTGTGGCCACGCCAGGTCGTTTGCTTGAGCATATCGAAAAAGAAGCCGCAGATTGCCGTGATATCGAGTGTTTAATTCTTGATGAAGCTGACCGCATGTTGGATATGGGTTTCTCAACGGTAGTTAACCAAATTGCTGCCGAAGCGCGCTGGCGCAAGCAAAACCTATTGTTCTCTGCCACGCTTGAAGGCAAAGGCGTTAAGACTTTCGCTCATGACATTCTTAACAATCCTGAAGTGATTGAAGCGAACCCATCGCGCAAAGAGAAGAACAAAATTCATCAATGGTATCACCTTGCTGACGACATGAATCACAAGCAAGCGTTGCTGGTGAATATTTTGAAGCAAGAAACAACGACGTCAGCGGTTGTGTTTGTGAAAACCCGCGAACGCCTGCAAATGCTTAAGGACTTCTTAGCCTCGAAAGATATTCCAGTGTGCTGGCTACAGGGTGAAATGCCACAAGACAAACGTATTGCAGCGCTAGCCCGTTTCAAAAGTGGTGAAGTACCTATCTTGCTGGCAACGGATGTTGCTGCCCGCGGTATTGATGTGCCTAACGTGAGCCATGTTATTAACTTCGACATGCCGCGCAAAGCCGACGTTTATGTTCACCGCATTGGCAGAACCGGCCGCGCTGGCGCCAAGGGCACGGCTATATCGTTAGTAGAAGCCCACGATTTTGACATGGTGGCCAAAACCTCGCGTTACATGGGCGAACCACTTAAAGCTCGCGTTATTGACGAGCTACGCCCTAAAAACAAAACGCCTAAAATTGGCCCGAAAAAGAAGAAAGTGAAGGCCAAAGACAAAGCCAAGGCAAAAGCTAAGCCTAAAAAGAAAAAGTAA
- a CDS encoding LrgB family protein has protein sequence MIDALNQVISFNGLLWLCITVIGYLIALWINKKCNGHPIAHPIVFTAVFVSVFLYLTNTEVVKYQHSASLLHWLLGPVTVALALPIYRQWQCLKHYGWRLIVSIGFGGIIAPVTAWLTLFALDAPSALKMTMLAKSITTPLAMEASAHIGGIPALAAVFVITTGIVGAIVATGVFSVFDVRDRQAQGIALGTVAHAIGTAKSIQMGEDVAAMATLGLCVNGIFTALILPLVFGVFV, from the coding sequence ATGATTGATGCATTAAATCAAGTGATTAGCTTTAATGGGCTGTTATGGCTATGTATCACTGTTATCGGTTACCTTATTGCACTTTGGATTAATAAAAAGTGTAACGGTCACCCCATTGCACACCCCATTGTTTTTACGGCTGTTTTTGTTTCTGTATTTCTCTATTTAACCAATACTGAAGTGGTGAAGTATCAGCATTCAGCTTCATTACTTCACTGGCTCTTAGGGCCTGTCACTGTAGCGCTCGCATTACCAATTTATCGCCAATGGCAGTGTTTAAAACACTACGGATGGAGGTTAATAGTCAGTATTGGCTTTGGTGGAATAATTGCGCCTGTTACCGCATGGCTCACGCTTTTTGCGTTAGATGCACCATCGGCCCTAAAAATGACCATGTTAGCTAAATCAATCACCACTCCTCTTGCGATGGAAGCTAGTGCTCATATTGGCGGGATTCCGGCGCTAGCAGCTGTTTTTGTTATCACTACAGGCATTGTGGGCGCAATTGTAGCGACCGGGGTATTCTCTGTATTTGACGTGCGTGACCGACAGGCACAGGGCATTGCTTTAGGTACTGTTGCGCATGCTATTGGCACTGCCAAGTCAATACAAATGGGTGAGGACGTCGCCGCTATGGCTACCCTTGGGCTTTGTGTTAACGGGATATTTACAGCTTTGATACTCCCCCTAGTCTTTGGAGTTTTTGTTTAA
- a CDS encoding WD40 repeat domain-containing protein: protein MIERKTNGCFLSPLASPLFYLLCTVLLALSGCTEETRVLPVHEFRFTQEPVRKAALSEDARLAAFIFDDSSVSVWDVDEKRERYKWHSDVLDEESLHLITFSKDKAWLALTGYWSTTLINLHSGDVVGSWHFSGKDLGATASSTSLSHHGDSALVGMTDGTVLLLNFDNGTALQYQHNTMKVLHVGYFSDDYAFSGGIDKRWFLWDLDKNDVLLERQYRSRVTASVLDNRAQRAFISDALNSHEIIDLATHEVISELQFMERFRFFRKGLFLENGDYLMTTSPKSVVTLWHANSGEEIASWEIKRYSSEATTHAITLNKDGDVVTLSSDGVLQSWDYRALITSL from the coding sequence ATGATCGAAAGAAAAACGAACGGATGCTTTCTCTCACCTTTAGCGTCACCACTTTTTTATTTACTTTGCACCGTTCTCCTTGCGCTTTCTGGTTGCACTGAAGAGACGCGCGTATTACCTGTTCACGAGTTTCGCTTTACCCAAGAGCCAGTGAGGAAAGCTGCGCTTTCGGAGGATGCCCGTCTTGCGGCATTCATTTTTGACGACTCCTCGGTGTCTGTTTGGGATGTTGATGAAAAACGAGAGCGCTACAAATGGCACAGTGACGTGCTTGATGAAGAGTCACTGCACCTCATTACGTTTTCCAAAGACAAGGCATGGTTAGCGCTCACAGGCTATTGGAGCACTACACTGATTAACTTGCACTCAGGTGATGTGGTAGGTAGTTGGCATTTTAGTGGTAAAGATCTCGGCGCCACAGCGTCATCAACTTCCCTATCTCACCATGGTGACAGCGCACTAGTTGGTATGACCGATGGTACCGTATTGCTACTAAATTTTGATAACGGCACTGCATTGCAATACCAGCACAATACAATGAAAGTGCTTCATGTCGGCTATTTTTCTGATGACTATGCGTTTTCTGGAGGGATAGATAAGCGCTGGTTTCTATGGGATTTAGACAAAAACGATGTGTTGCTGGAAAGGCAATATCGCAGTCGAGTTACCGCTTCAGTGCTAGACAATAGAGCTCAGCGAGCTTTTATATCCGATGCGCTGAACAGCCACGAAATTATTGATCTCGCCACCCATGAAGTGATCTCTGAACTACAATTTATGGAACGTTTCCGCTTTTTCCGAAAAGGGTTATTTTTAGAAAACGGTGACTACCTTATGACAACATCACCCAAATCAGTGGTGACGCTATGGCATGCTAACTCTGGCGAGGAGATAGCCTCATGGGAAATTAAACGCTACTCAAGCGAAGCCACCACTCACGCTATTACACTTAACAAGGATGGTGATGTTGTTACCCTCTCCTCTGATGGCGTGCTTCAAAGCTGGGATTACCGCGCACTGATTACATCACTGTGA
- a CDS encoding YggN family protein, which yields MISRLKAAFFTICLFAGFSTSAQAEYTCNIDFAYGIAVNNEQLRVMDKTRTVVQINDQNQLFVGGRWQTLNEQERQWLEEYASGLHYVVPKMIILATEGVDLAIDTIEHVYLGLVGSDHDSYERLNAAMKRVQNRVKDKFRHASNHYFIGPGSLESVDEFVDSEIEAQLEEAISTSVGGILSAISGINTGSGEVNQEKVAEITRQLNNVGEHLDVGDKATTLRKKAEWFCEKLKRLDIAEENLRASVPAFKPYNIITRHDKSDN from the coding sequence ATGATATCGCGCCTTAAGGCTGCCTTTTTTACAATCTGTTTATTTGCTGGATTTAGCACATCGGCACAGGCTGAATATACCTGTAATATCGATTTTGCTTACGGTATTGCGGTTAATAACGAGCAGCTGCGTGTGATGGATAAAACCCGCACTGTGGTTCAGATTAATGATCAAAACCAGCTGTTTGTCGGTGGGCGCTGGCAGACGTTAAATGAGCAAGAGCGGCAGTGGCTAGAAGAGTATGCTTCAGGGCTGCACTATGTAGTACCCAAAATGATTATTTTGGCTACCGAAGGTGTAGATTTAGCTATTGATACCATTGAGCATGTTTACTTAGGTTTAGTGGGAAGTGATCACGACAGTTACGAGCGCTTGAACGCTGCTATGAAGCGTGTTCAAAACCGCGTGAAAGATAAATTCAGGCATGCCAGTAATCATTATTTTATCGGCCCCGGATCGCTGGAAAGCGTTGATGAATTCGTGGATAGTGAAATTGAAGCGCAGCTTGAAGAAGCAATTTCTACCTCAGTAGGCGGCATATTATCGGCAATCAGTGGGATTAACACCGGAAGTGGCGAAGTAAATCAAGAGAAAGTAGCTGAAATTACTCGTCAGCTTAACAATGTGGGCGAGCATTTGGATGTAGGTGATAAAGCTACGACATTGCGTAAAAAAGCAGAGTGGTTTTGTGAAAAGCTTAAGCGCTTAGATATAGCGGAAGAAAACCTTCGAGCAAGTGTGCCTGCTTTCAAGCCTTACAATATTATTACACGACATGATAAGAGTGATAACTAG
- a CDS encoding response regulator, translating to MFSVLVCDDSLVARKQVAKCLPQDWDVAVHFAKNGQDALTALADGKGDLLLLDLNMPVLDGYGTLEAIQQQGLKTKVIVVSGDIQPEAHERVTSLGALDFIRKPVDPKKLAEVLDKYNILHAEEEEPEEITPLDPDIRDCYQEITNIAMGQAGDHLARTMNVFVELPIPNVNLIEVSELHMMLSDIESHEQVTAVCQGFLGPGVSGEALCILSDSSFDDVAKILNVEGEVDDQLQLELLMDAASILIGTCLTGLATQMDINFSQGHPIVLGQHRAITEIISMNQIKWKRTLAIELSYGLEGYNVQCDLILLFTEESMKMMNSKLAHLLEDF from the coding sequence ATGTTTTCAGTACTCGTATGTGACGACTCTTTAGTTGCGCGCAAGCAAGTGGCTAAGTGCCTTCCTCAAGATTGGGACGTAGCCGTGCACTTTGCAAAGAATGGCCAAGATGCTTTGACTGCGCTCGCCGATGGTAAAGGCGATCTTTTACTCTTAGATTTGAACATGCCTGTTCTTGACGGATACGGCACGTTAGAAGCAATTCAACAGCAAGGCCTTAAAACTAAGGTTATTGTGGTGTCTGGTGACATTCAACCGGAGGCGCACGAAAGAGTGACGTCGCTGGGTGCGTTAGACTTTATTCGCAAGCCAGTGGACCCCAAGAAGCTTGCTGAGGTCCTTGATAAATATAATATTCTTCACGCCGAGGAAGAAGAGCCGGAAGAAATTACGCCCCTCGACCCTGATATTCGCGATTGTTACCAAGAGATAACCAATATCGCAATGGGCCAAGCAGGCGACCACCTCGCGCGCACCATGAATGTTTTCGTAGAACTTCCCATACCTAACGTTAATCTCATTGAAGTTTCAGAGCTTCATATGATGCTTTCTGATATTGAAAGCCATGAACAAGTTACCGCGGTTTGCCAAGGCTTTTTGGGGCCGGGGGTAAGTGGCGAAGCACTGTGTATTTTGAGCGATTCAAGCTTTGACGATGTTGCAAAGATTTTAAACGTTGAAGGCGAAGTAGACGATCAACTTCAATTAGAGCTGCTTATGGATGCAGCTAGCATTCTAATTGGAACCTGTTTGACTGGGTTAGCAACTCAGATGGATATTAACTTCAGCCAAGGTCACCCTATTGTGCTTGGTCAGCACCGTGCCATCACTGAAATTATTAGTATGAATCAAATTAAGTGGAAGCGAACATTGGCGATAGAGCTTAGCTATGGGCTTGAAGGCTATAACGTTCAATGCGATTTGATTTTACTGTTCACGGAAGAGTCCATGAAAATGATGAATTCAAAGCTTGCCCACTTGTTGGAGGATTTCTGA
- the hemW gene encoding radical SAM family heme chaperone HemW → MRNPPLSLYIHIPWCVQKCPYCDFNSHGLKSDLPEKEYVAHLLDDLAIDAKRIGDRPVETIFIGGGTPSLFSSESMADILNGVKQRVNLSDTAEITMEANPGTVEAGKFAGFYQAGVNRISVGIQSFQPKHLKVLGRIHNESQAENAVKQAHSAGLPTFNLDLMHGLPEQSVENAMADLQQGIELAPYHLSWYQLTIEPNTPFYSKPPELPDDDILWEIQEKGHSLLEQAGYQQYEISGYAKAGHQCRHNLNYWRFGDYLGIGCGAHGKITDATNGTIHRTVKVKHPRGYMEMSRPYLDTQTLVNADDLPFEFFMNRFRLVEPCPISDFSDFTGTELTDDVKRALTDAHQQGLLTISESHWQVTAKGRRYLNSLLSCFV, encoded by the coding sequence TTGCGTAATCCACCGCTTAGCCTTTATATCCACATTCCTTGGTGTGTTCAAAAGTGTCCGTACTGTGATTTTAACTCTCACGGGCTTAAATCTGATTTACCCGAAAAAGAATATGTGGCGCACCTGCTGGACGATTTAGCCATTGATGCCAAACGCATTGGCGACCGCCCTGTCGAGACAATCTTTATAGGCGGTGGCACGCCCAGTTTGTTTTCAAGCGAGTCCATGGCTGACATCTTAAACGGCGTAAAACAGCGGGTTAATTTGAGCGACACTGCTGAAATAACCATGGAAGCCAACCCAGGTACCGTTGAGGCAGGTAAGTTTGCGGGCTTTTATCAGGCAGGCGTAAACCGAATATCGGTGGGTATTCAAAGCTTTCAACCGAAGCATTTAAAAGTGCTAGGCCGTATTCACAATGAAAGCCAGGCTGAAAATGCGGTAAAACAAGCACACAGCGCAGGGCTACCCACGTTTAATTTAGATCTCATGCATGGTCTACCTGAGCAAAGCGTAGAGAATGCTATGGCAGACTTGCAGCAAGGTATTGAGCTAGCCCCTTACCATCTGTCGTGGTATCAGCTTACTATCGAGCCAAACACGCCTTTCTATTCCAAGCCGCCAGAGCTACCTGACGACGACATTCTGTGGGAAATACAGGAAAAAGGCCACAGCCTTTTAGAGCAGGCGGGTTATCAGCAGTATGAGATTTCAGGCTACGCTAAAGCAGGGCATCAATGCCGCCATAACCTTAATTACTGGCGCTTTGGCGACTACTTAGGCATTGGCTGTGGTGCCCACGGAAAGATTACCGATGCAACGAATGGCACAATTCACCGCACCGTTAAAGTGAAGCATCCAAGAGGCTACATGGAAATGAGCCGTCCGTATTTAGATACGCAAACGCTGGTTAACGCAGACGATTTACCTTTCGAGTTCTTTATGAACAGGTTTCGTTTAGTTGAACCTTGCCCAATAAGTGATTTTAGTGACTTCACAGGTACTGAGTTAACGGATGACGTTAAACGCGCATTGACTGATGCTCATCAGCAAGGGCTGCTTACTATTTCAGAGAGTCACTGGCAGGTAACTGCTAAAGGACGTAGATATCTTAACTCTCTGCTGTCGTGTTTCGTTTAG